A single region of the Lates calcarifer isolate ASB-BC8 linkage group LG16_LG22, TLL_Latcal_v3, whole genome shotgun sequence genome encodes:
- the alox5a gene encoding polyunsaturated fatty acid 5-lipoxygenase yields the protein MPTYTVTIATGNQWFAGTDDYIYITLVGTERCSERTLLDKPLYNDFERGAVDSYDVRVGEDLGEIVLVKIEKKKYWVQDDWYCRYITVKTPSGDYVEFPCFRWLVDDKEVVLRDGRAHLPQDDKTSVVKQHRQKELDLRRKTYRWKEWQPGFPMSIDANRHKDLPRDIQFDSEKGVDFVLNYSKAIENLFVNQFMHMFQSSWSDFADFERIFVRIKNTISEYVMQHWREDFMFGYQFLNGCNPVVIRKCTKLPDKFPVTHEMVSVSLERELTLEQEIEAGNIYIVDYEVLDGITPNSTDPCTLQYLAAPICLLYKNAQNKILPIAIQLGQTPGKDTPIFLPTDGQYDWLLAKIWVRSADFQYHQTITHLLRTHLMTEVFAIAMYRQLPAVHPVYKLLIPHIRFTIAINTKAREQLICECGIFDKANATGGGGHVQLVQKAVKSLTFRSLCFPDMIKSRCVDSKEELPTYFYRDDGYRVWEATKSFVSDVVNIYYTSDEKVQGDEEIQAFIKDVCSFGMQDFDHCEFPKSLKSREELTEYLTVVVFTASAQHAAVNFGQYDWCSWIPNAPSTMRRPPPNQKGITDVNLIIESLPDRGRSSWHLGAVWALSQYQENELYLGMYPDEHFIEKPVKAAMEKFRKQLAEITSTIKRRNEGKKLPYYNMSPDKIPNSVAV from the exons ATGCCTACTTACACAGTGACTATTGCCACAGGGAACCAGTGGTTCGCAGGGACAGATGACTATATCTACATTACACTGGTGGGCACGGAGCGATGCAGCGAGAGGACACTGCTGGACAAACCTCTGTACAATGACTTTGAGAGGGGGGCG GTGGACTCCTATGACGTGAGAGTTGGGGAGGACCTGGGAGAGATTGTGTTGGTGAAGATTGAGAAGAAGAAGTACTGGGTGCAGGATGACTGGTACTGCAGGTACATCACAGTCAAGACCCCATCTGGTGATTATGTGGAGTTCCCCTGCTTCCGCTGGCTGGTGGATGACAAGGAAGTGGTGCTGCGGGATGGACGAG CACATCTGCCTCAGGATGATAAGACCAGCGTGgtaaaacagcacagacagaaagagctGGATTTGAGGAGAAAAACCTACAG GTGGAAGGAGTGGCAGCCTGGTTTTCCTATGAGCATAGATGCTAACAGGCACAAGGATTTGCCCCGGGACATccagtttgacagtgagaaagGAGTGGACTTTGTGCTGAACTACAGTAAGGC AATAGAGAACCTGTTTGTGAACCAGTTCATGCACATGTTCCAGTCGTCCTGGAGTGACTTTGCTGATTTTGAGAGGATCTTTGTGAGAATCAAAAACACAATCTCAG AGTACGTGATGCAGCACTGGAGGGAGGATTTCATGTTTGGATACCAGTTTCTGAATGGCTGCAACCCCGTTGTTATCAGAAAGTGCACCAAACTTCCTGACAAGTTTCCTGTCACTCATGAGATGGTTTCTGTCAGCCTGGAGAGGGAGCTGACACTGGAGCAGGAAATAGAG GCAGGTAACATCTACATAGTAGACTATGAGGTGTTAGATGGTATCACTCCAAACAGCACAGACCCCTGCACGCTCCAGTACCTGGCAGCTCCGATTTGTCTGCTCTACAAGAATGCTCAGAACAAGATCCTGCCCATAGCCATACAG CTCGGTCAGACTCCGGGTAAAGACACCCCGATCTTCCTGCCCACTGACGGTCAATATGACTGGCTGCTGGCTAAGATCTGGGTCCGCTCGGCTGATTTCCAGTACCACCAGACCATCACACACCTGCTCCGGACGCATCTGATGACAGAGGTGTTTGCAATCGCCATGTACAGGCAGCTCCCTGCTGTTCACCCTGTGTATAAG CTACTTATCCCACACATTCGTTTTACCATCGCCATCAACACCAAGGCCAGAGAGCAGCTCATCTGTGAGTGTGGCATCTTTGACAAG GCAAACgcaacaggtggaggtggtcaTGTCCAGCTGGTTCAGAAGGCTGTCAAGTCTCTGACCTTCAGGTCTCTGTGCTTCCCTGACATGATTAAGTCCCGCTGTGTGGACAGCAAGGAAGAGCTGCCCACCTACTTCTACAGAGATGACGGCTACAGGGTGTGGGAGGCCACCAAGAG TTTCGTGTCTGATGTGGTGAATATTTATTACACCAGCGATGAGAAGGTGCAGGGAGACGAGGAAATCCAGGCCTTCATTAAAGACGTGTGCAGCTTCGGGATGCAGGACTTCGATCACTGCG AGTTTCCAAAGTCCCTGAAATCACGCGAGGAGCTGACAGAGTACCTGACCGTCGTTGTGTTCACCGCTTCAGCGCAGCACGCAGCTGTCAACTTCGGACAG TATGATTGGTGTTCCTGGATCCCCAATGCTCCATCAACCATGCGGAGGCCCCCGCCCAACCAGAAGGGTATTACAGATGTGAATTTGATCATTGAGAGCCTCCCTGATCGCGGACGTTCCAGCTGGCACCTGGGGGCTGTCTGGGCCCTCAGCCAGTACCAGGAGAACGAG CTGTACCTGGGCATGTATCCTGACGAGCACTTCATTGAGAAGCCAGTGAAGGCCGCCATGGAGAAGTTCAGGAAGCAGCTGGCAGAGATAACCAGCACCATCAAGAGGAGGAACGAGGGAAAGAAGCTGCCGTACTACAACATGTCCCCAGACAAAATCCCCAACAGTGTGGCTGTTTGA